Proteins encoded within one genomic window of Chthonomonadales bacterium:
- a CDS encoding sodium-translocating pyrophosphatase: MFGRGFVWLFTTLLLVVAAAAFAQAGEPTREVHGEASLVVPSLYGTGTTFLGLSGAHLLMGGLVVTALGLVFGLSVFSRLRGLPVHQSMLEISELIYETCKTYLITQIRFIGVLWVFIGVIMVVYFGFLQRYFAEGKTLQVLIILLFSLIGIAGSTAVAWFGIRVNTFANSRTAFASLRGRPFPCYSIPLMAGMSIGMVLISIELVIMLAILLFIPGNLAGACFIGFAIGESLGAAALRVAGGIFTKIADIGSDLMKIVFNIKEDDARNPGVIADCTGDNAGDSVGPSADGFETYGVTGVALIAFILLAVADPTVQIQLLVWIFAMRIVMIITSALSYFINEAVARARFAAAERFNYETPLTSLVWLTSIVSVVLTFIVSYALIPALGGDTTLWWKLSSIITCGTLAGAIIPELVKVFTSTESGHVREVVRATREGGASLNILSGFVAGNYSAFWMGMVLIALMGSAWLLSTQGLGALMTMNGMDASPVFAWGLVAFGFLGMGPVTIAVDSYGPVTDNAQSVYELSVIEQIPGIEGDLKKEFAIDVDFERAKYNLESNDGAGNTFKATAKPVLIGTAVVGATTMVFSIIVMLTGGLEPAMINRLSLMHPPFLLGLVAGGAVIYWFTGASTQAVTTGAYRAVEFIKANIRLESAEKASISDSKKVVEICTQYAQKGMFNIFLTVFFATLAFACLESFFFIGYLIAIALFGLFQALFMANAGGAWDNAKKVVEVDLREKGTELHAATVVGDTVGDPFKDTSSVAMNPIIKFTTLFGLLAVELAEQMTNNGLQGARLAAAAIFFVLALAFVYRSFYGMRIRTDAAAEEPQPATVA; encoded by the coding sequence ATGTTCGGTCGGGGATTCGTCTGGCTCTTTACCACGCTCCTGTTGGTGGTTGCCGCAGCAGCGTTCGCCCAGGCCGGCGAGCCCACACGCGAGGTGCATGGTGAGGCAAGCCTCGTTGTGCCGAGCCTCTACGGGACCGGCACAACCTTCCTGGGCCTCTCTGGAGCCCACCTGCTGATGGGCGGCCTCGTCGTGACGGCGCTCGGCCTCGTCTTCGGCCTCAGCGTCTTCTCCAGGCTGCGCGGTCTTCCCGTTCACCAGTCGATGCTGGAGATCAGCGAGCTGATCTATGAGACCTGCAAGACGTACCTGATCACCCAGATCCGCTTCATCGGCGTCCTCTGGGTCTTCATCGGCGTCATCATGGTGGTCTACTTTGGCTTCCTGCAGCGCTACTTCGCCGAAGGGAAGACCCTGCAGGTTCTGATCATCCTGCTGTTCTCGTTGATCGGGATCGCTGGCAGCACGGCCGTCGCCTGGTTCGGCATCCGCGTCAACACCTTCGCCAACTCGCGCACGGCCTTCGCCTCCCTGCGCGGCCGGCCGTTCCCCTGCTACTCGATCCCGCTGATGGCCGGGATGAGCATCGGAATGGTCCTGATCTCCATCGAGCTCGTGATCATGCTGGCGATCCTGCTCTTCATCCCCGGCAACCTCGCGGGCGCGTGCTTCATCGGCTTCGCCATCGGCGAGTCGCTCGGAGCCGCCGCCCTGCGCGTGGCCGGAGGAATCTTCACCAAGATCGCCGACATCGGCTCCGACCTGATGAAGATCGTCTTCAACATCAAGGAGGACGACGCGCGCAACCCCGGCGTGATCGCCGATTGCACGGGAGACAACGCGGGCGACTCCGTAGGCCCCAGCGCCGACGGATTCGAGACCTACGGCGTGACCGGCGTCGCGCTGATCGCGTTCATCCTGCTGGCGGTCGCCGACCCAACGGTCCAGATTCAGCTTCTCGTCTGGATCTTCGCCATGCGCATCGTGATGATCATCACGAGCGCCCTCTCCTACTTCATCAACGAGGCCGTCGCGCGCGCCCGCTTCGCCGCGGCCGAACGCTTCAACTACGAGACCCCGCTGACAAGCCTGGTGTGGCTCACATCGATCGTCTCGGTGGTACTGACGTTTATCGTCTCGTACGCGCTGATTCCGGCCCTCGGGGGCGACACGACGTTGTGGTGGAAGCTCTCGTCCATCATCACGTGCGGCACGCTCGCTGGCGCGATCATCCCCGAGCTGGTCAAGGTCTTCACCTCCACGGAGTCCGGCCACGTGCGCGAGGTGGTCAGGGCCACGCGTGAGGGAGGCGCCTCGCTCAACATCCTCTCCGGCTTCGTCGCGGGCAACTACAGCGCGTTCTGGATGGGCATGGTCCTGATCGCCCTGATGGGCTCGGCCTGGCTGCTGAGCACCCAGGGGCTCGGCGCGCTGATGACGATGAACGGAATGGACGCTTCGCCGGTGTTCGCCTGGGGCCTGGTCGCGTTCGGCTTCCTGGGTATGGGTCCGGTCACCATCGCGGTCGACTCGTACGGCCCGGTGACCGACAACGCGCAGTCGGTCTATGAGTTGTCGGTCATCGAGCAGATCCCGGGCATCGAAGGCGACCTGAAGAAGGAGTTCGCCATCGACGTCGACTTCGAGCGCGCCAAGTACAACCTGGAGTCTAACGATGGCGCCGGCAACACCTTCAAGGCGACGGCCAAGCCCGTGCTGATCGGGACGGCGGTGGTGGGCGCCACGACGATGGTGTTCTCCATCATCGTGATGCTCACCGGTGGCCTCGAGCCGGCGATGATCAACCGGCTCTCGCTGATGCACCCGCCCTTCCTGCTGGGGCTGGTGGCCGGTGGCGCCGTCATCTACTGGTTCACAGGGGCCTCGACGCAGGCGGTGACAACCGGCGCCTACCGCGCCGTCGAGTTCATTAAAGCCAACATCCGCCTGGAGAGCGCGGAGAAGGCCTCGATCTCGGACAGCAAGAAGGTCGTCGAGATCTGCACGCAGTACGCGCAGAAGGGGATGTTCAACATCTTCCTGACCGTCTTCTTCGCGACGCTGGCCTTCGCGTGCCTCGAGTCCTTCTTCTTCATCGGGTACTTGATCGCGATCGCGCTCTTCGGTCTGTTCCAGGCGCTCTTCATGGCGAACGCCGGCGGCGCATGGGACAACGCCAAGAAGGTGGTGGAGGTGGACCTTCGCGAGAAGGGCACCGAGTTGCACGCCGCCACCGTTGTGGGCGACACCGTGGGCGATCCGTTCAAGGACACCTCCTCGGTGGCCATGAACCCGATCATCAAGTTCACCACGCTGTTCGGGCTTCTGGCCGTGGAGCTGGCCGAGCAGATGACCAACAACGGCCTGCAGGGGGCGCGCCTGGCCGCGGCGGCCATCTTCTTCGTGCTGGCTCTGGCGTTTGTCTATCGCTCCTTCTATGGCATGCGGATCCGAACCGATGCAGCTGCCGAGGAGCCGCAGCCGGCGACGGTGGCCTGA
- a CDS encoding DegT/DnrJ/EryC1/StrS family aminotransferase: protein MTTAAALAVDGGPKTREKPWPTWPVWGTEEERAILEVLRSGQWWAVGGCKVTELERAFAAFQDARHAVCVTNGTAALEVTLRGLGIGCGDEVIVPPYTFVATASSVLAVAATPVFVDIEPGSLNLDPARIEEAVTERTRAIIPVHIGGRPADMDGIMEVAARHGLRVVEDAAQAHGAEWRGRKVGAIGDAGTFSFQASKNLNAGEGGAIVTNDDDVADRVWSVHNVGRTRTGRWYEHHVLGGNFRMTEWQGAILLAQLGRLAEQTERRTRNAERLTAHLREIPGVITMPDDARVTRNAYHLYILRYDTLGFGGRSRDEFLRALGAEGVPASAGYVPLYREVLFQRKSAGQGSWCRAGRPIDYGAVECPVCEQVCRDGVWLFQNLLLGEPSDMDDIAEAIARIQRAWA, encoded by the coding sequence ATGACCACCGCAGCCGCGCTTGCCGTGGACGGCGGGCCGAAGACGCGTGAGAAGCCGTGGCCGACCTGGCCGGTGTGGGGCACCGAGGAGGAACGCGCGATTCTGGAGGTCCTGCGCAGCGGCCAGTGGTGGGCGGTCGGCGGGTGTAAGGTTACGGAACTCGAGCGCGCCTTCGCCGCATTCCAGGACGCGCGCCACGCCGTCTGCGTCACGAACGGCACCGCCGCCCTGGAGGTAACGCTGCGCGGCCTCGGCATCGGGTGCGGCGACGAGGTCATCGTGCCGCCCTACACCTTCGTCGCGACGGCCAGCAGCGTGCTCGCCGTTGCCGCCACGCCCGTCTTCGTCGATATCGAGCCCGGGAGCCTGAACCTGGACCCCGCGCGCATCGAGGAGGCGGTCACCGAGCGCACACGCGCGATCATCCCGGTCCATATTGGCGGTCGCCCCGCCGATATGGACGGTATCATGGAGGTGGCCGCGCGCCACGGGCTGCGCGTCGTGGAGGACGCCGCCCAGGCGCATGGGGCCGAGTGGCGCGGCCGCAAGGTCGGCGCGATCGGTGACGCAGGCACCTTCAGCTTCCAGGCCAGCAAGAACCTGAACGCCGGCGAGGGCGGGGCCATCGTCACAAACGACGACGATGTGGCGGATCGGGTGTGGTCGGTCCACAACGTCGGCCGAACGCGGACCGGCCGCTGGTACGAGCACCATGTGCTGGGCGGCAACTTCCGCATGACGGAATGGCAGGGCGCCATCCTTCTCGCGCAACTCGGCCGGCTCGCCGAACAGACGGAGCGGCGCACACGCAACGCCGAGCGCCTCACGGCGCACCTGCGCGAGATCCCAGGCGTCATTACGATGCCAGACGACGCGCGCGTAACCCGCAACGCCTACCACCTGTACATCCTCCGCTATGACACGCTCGGGTTCGGCGGCCGGTCGCGCGACGAGTTCCTGAGAGCCCTGGGCGCGGAGGGGGTGCCAGCCAGCGCCGGCTACGTGCCCCTCTACCGGGAGGTCCTGTTCCAGCGCAAGAGCGCCGGGCAGGGGAGTTGGTGCCGCGCGGGCCGCCCCATCGACTACGGCGCGGTGGAGTGTCCGGTGTGCGAGCAGGTGTGCCGTGACGGCGTCTGGCTCTTCCAGAACCTGCTGCTTGGCGAGCCGTCCGACATGGACGACATCGCCGAGGCGATCGCCAGGATTCAGCGGGCGTGGGCGTGA
- the ruvC gene encoding crossover junction endodeoxyribonuclease RuvC, whose product MIILGVDPGTATTGYGLLARDGQRVAAVGYGVVRTSSRDLPPVRLMRIYERLCDLMDAHAPDVLVTERLFFGTNETTAIAVGRTIGVILLAAAQRGLPWVEYSPPVVKQAVVGYGGAEKRQVQYMIRQILGLSEIPRPDDAADALAVAICHAHTMPPERHSAHRTGAPVRAPEEGKR is encoded by the coding sequence ATGATCATCCTCGGAGTCGATCCCGGGACCGCGACCACGGGCTACGGCTTGCTTGCCCGCGATGGGCAGCGGGTCGCCGCCGTCGGCTACGGCGTCGTGCGCACCAGTTCCCGCGACCTTCCGCCCGTGCGCCTGATGCGAATATACGAGCGCCTGTGCGACCTCATGGACGCGCACGCGCCGGACGTGCTCGTGACGGAGCGCCTTTTCTTTGGGACGAACGAGACCACGGCCATCGCGGTCGGCCGCACCATCGGGGTCATCCTCCTCGCGGCCGCGCAGCGCGGCCTGCCGTGGGTTGAGTACTCGCCTCCCGTCGTCAAGCAGGCCGTCGTCGGGTATGGCGGCGCCGAGAAGCGTCAGGTACAGTACATGATCCGCCAGATCCTGGGCCTGAGCGAGATACCCCGGCCCGACGACGCGGCCGACGCCCTTGCCGTGGCGATCTGCCACGCCCACACGATGCCGCCCGAGCGGCACTCCGCACACCGAACCGGCGCGCCGGTGCGCGCGCCGGAGGAGGGGAAGCGATGA